A window from Schistosoma haematobium chromosome 1, whole genome shotgun sequence encodes these proteins:
- a CDS encoding hypothetical protein (SECRETED:SignalP(1-27)) yields MMRFNSPYNLFIRISMMLNLFSVFCNCDEICKQPEWNNFTKVIFVNESYRYSHNYHYSQTISLNQPYPIVNGSFKIFKEDKIVEPQFPLKFFESEFTEFKTWYRGVLSIFENKKPIGQISNVLESYGSRYLLNEKGLIAVKWSPEGKDKENTPIVTNLLYPNGKISIYYENILLELSENKSVLGIRRIFQCETGPIDHRISVPVEWIQNGTLVEYEVIGTICPKHNSSEACQQATTPNVKCIWCEKWNTCIDSNHQNHHFFKVNDCHYKGPDVNDLTTSTPINHKETTLRNTTFEITEESRQNKSLWYLYIVIPSVVFVFAACISCVIWRWLHIRRRSSE; encoded by the exons ATGATGAG ATTCAATTCTCCATATAATCTGTTCATACGAATTTCTATGATGTTGAACTTGTTTTCCGTGTTCTGTAACTGTGATGAAATCTGTAAACAGCCGGAGTGGAACAACTTTACAAAAGTGATTTTTGTGAATGAGTCATATCGATAT TctcataattatcattactcaCAAACAATAAGTCTCAATCAGCCTTATCCAATTGTGAATGGCAGTTTCAAGATATTCAAAGAGGATAAA ATAGTTGAACCACAATTCCCGTTAAAATTTTTTGAAAGTGAATTCACTGAATTTAAAACTTGGTATCGTG GTGTTTTATctatatttgaaaacaaaaagcCAATTGGACAAATCTCAAATGTTTTAGAAAGTTATGGTTCAAGGTATCTTTTGAATGAGA aGGGATTAATCGCTGTCAAATGGTCTCCTGAAGGAAAAGATAAAG AGAATACACCCATAGTAACTAATCTGTTATATCCGAATGGGAAGATATCTATCTATTATGAGAAC ATTCTTTTGGAACTTAGCGAAAATAAGTCGGTGCTAGGAATCCGAAGAATCTTTCAATGTGAAACAG GTCCCATAGACCACAGGATATCTGTTCCTGTAGAATGGATCCAAAATGGCACGTTAGTGGAGTATGAAGTCATCGGCA CAATTTGTCCAAAACACAATTCAAGTGAAGCTTGCCAACAAGCAACAACACCGAATGTAAAATGTATTTGGTGTGAGAAATGGAATACGTGCATTGACAGTAATCATCAGAATCATCATTTCTTCAAAGTGAATGATTGCCATTATAAG GGCCCGGATGTTAACGATTTGACAACGTCGACACCCATCAATCACAAAGAAACAACATTACGAAATACCACTTTTGAAATAACTGAAGAAAGTAGACAGAACAAATCACTTTGGTACCTGTATATTGTTATTCCTTCAGTCGTCTTCGTCTTCGCTGCATGCATCAGTTGTGTTATTTGGAGATGGTTGCATATAAGAAGGAGAAGTAGTGAATGA